In Thermoplasmata archaeon, the DNA window ACAGCGGGTCCTCCCCCAGCCCGCCCCGCTACCCCTCCCCCCACTCCTCCCAGCGCCGCCCTCGCCTCCATCGCAAACTGCATCGCCGCCTCCCCGTCGCCTTCCTTTATGAAGTCGCGAGCTAGCTCCAGTTTCTCCGTTGCGGCCGAGACTTG includes these proteins:
- a CDS encoding zinc ribbon domain-containing protein, with product QVSAATEKLELARDFIKEGDGEAAMQFAMEARAALGGVGGGVAGRAGGGPAVAEGQAKRPSGGLRCPSCGEALEPEWPVCPACGNRTR